Genomic segment of Polycladomyces abyssicola:
TGATGCGGCGTCTGTCATTGGGATGCAATCGGCTCGCCGTTTCCGGGTCCACCTTCGCCAATCGCCGGTGCAGGGCTTCGTTGCCCTGTTCATCCGCCAAACGATGCATCTCCTCTCGAAAGGCCGGGTCTTCCTTTACACCGGGCAGCTGATACCCATGCGTGACGGATTGCACATACAATCCCGTCCCTCCGACCAACATCGGCAGGTTACCACGTGACTGGATCTCATGGATCTTCTCTTTCACCATCCGCTGGAATTGATCCACGGAAAACGGATAGTCCGGATCGACGATATCGATCATGTGATGAGGGACACGCGCCCGTTCAGCCGGCGTCGCCTTGGCGGTACCGATGTCCATGTACCGGTACACCTGCATCGAATCTCCGGAGATGATCTCTCCGCGAAACGATTCGGCCAGCTGCAGGCTAAGCGCTGTTTTACCCACCGCCGTCGGCCCCACGATGACGAGCAAATCCTCCTTTTCTTTCATTCCCTCCCTCCTTCAACCCGGATCACGCCCAGTGCGAAACGAGCGGATTGTTTCACGATTTCAAAGCCCAATCGTTCAAACTCGCCGCTTTGTGGCCGCTCTTTCAGCACGACCGTCTTGCGGGCCACCCGAACCGCGTGACGTACCGTCTCCGGGTCCAGCGGGTCCATATTGGCCAACAGACGGAGCGGCTGAACCCCGCTGGATGCGCGTACCGTTTCACGAAACATGGGATCAAAAAGAATGATATCGTAGGAGCGATCCGCACATTGCGGCAAAAACTTCCGATAATCGGTACAAATCACTTCAATGGAACGCATCGCCTTTTTCAATTCCTCATTTTTCGCCGGATATGTCTTCAGGCCGTGGGCCACCAGTTCGGCGATGACCGGCTGGCTTTCCAAGCCGGTCACGGTTTGCCCGGTGACAAAGGCGGAGACGACGGCGTCCGCCCCCATCCCCAAGGTGCAATCCAGCACCCGATCTCCGGGTTGCATCCCGCTGACAGTTACCAACGGGTCGGAGTTTCCTTGTCGCAGTTGTTTGATCCGCGGGACGGACATATTGGGGTGAAAAAAGAACTGCCGCCCTTCGCGATCTTCCCAGTGCCATCCCTCCCGCGTCACCACCACTGCCGAATCGGCGCCGTTTCGCTCCATCAACTCCACCAGAGGAAAACGCTCCCGGTCAACATAGGGCATACCCAGCCGACGGGCCAGATGACGCGCCTCCTCCCTTTGTCCGGCATGCGGATGAAAAGACGTGGTCACCAGCATCTCACATCACCCGCTTAAACATCTTTTCGATTTCATAGGTGGAAAAATGCACAAGAATCGGTCGGCCATGCGGACAGGTGAACGGATTGTCGCATGCCCCCAACTCCTCGAGCAAGTGTTCCATCTCCTCCCGACGCAGGTGGCGGTTGGCCTTGATCGCCGCTTTGCACGCCATCAGCTTGGCACTGGCGTCCCGGAGGCGAACCGTATCCACTCGACCGTGTTCCTTGAGCCAATCCACGATCTCACGGATGATCGACTCCTCCTGTCCTTCTGGAAACCAACGCGGATGGGAACGTACGAGAAACGTGGTTCCTCCGAAAGGTTCCACTTCCAATCCGAGCGCGCGTAAATCGTCCAGCTTGCTTCGGATCGTTTCCGCCTCGGACAGCGTACATTCCACCGTCATCGGCACCAACAGGGGCTGTTGTTCGGGATCGGTTTCTTTCATGCGGCGAAGAAAGCGCTCATAGTAAATCCGTTCATGCGCCGCATGTTGATCGATCAGATAGAAACCGTCTTCCGACTGCGCCACAATATAGGTGCCGTGCACTTGCGTCAATGGTTCCATCATCGGAAAACGGGATTTCTCCTCCGGCTCCTGCACAGGGACAGGCGACTTCTGTGGTGTTTCCTGTGATGGGATCGGATCCGGGGCTGTCGCTTGCTCAGGCAAAACGTGGGAAACGGGTTCCGTCTTCTCCTGCCGGACGGAAGACGGTTCGTATACCCGGTCTTCCCTCACCGGGCGCGACAATGACGGATACCCTTCCGATTCGGACCGTCCAGCGGGGCGGTCAAAGGACAACCGTTCCTGCACTACTTGTGTTTTTTTCACCGTCGGTCCATTCGGTTTCTTCTCCACTTTGGGGACAAGTACCTGCCGGTGCAATGCCTGGTGAACCGACTGCACGATCAGGTCGTACAGCGTTTTTTCCTTGCTGATGCGTACTTCCAGCTTGGCGGGATGTACATTGACATCCACCAGTTTGGGATCCGTCTCCACGCACAGCACACCGATCGGATAACGCCCTACCGGCAACAGCGTGTCATACGCTTGTAATACCGCCTGTACCAATGGAACACTGCGGATATAGCGTCCGTTCAGAATGATGGACAAATATGAGCGATTGGACCGGGTCACCTCGGGACGGGCCACCAACCCCGTCAGGCGGAAATCCGGATCTTCCGCTTCGAGCGGCACCATGTGGGATGCCACTTGCTTGCCATACAAGGCATGGATGACGTGTATCAGTTTCCCGTCACCGGGTGTCCGGAACAATTCGCGTTGGTTATGGCGAAGCGAAAATGCCCGATTCGGATGTGCCAACGCCAACCGGCCAATCACATCGGCTACGTGACTAACCTCAGTGTTGACGGTTTTCAGGTATTTCAAACGAGCCGGCGTATTGTAAAACAGATCTTCCACCCACACATCCGTTCCACGGGAACGGGACGTTTCCTCAATCGAGACCGTTTCGCCCCCTTCCAGCTTGAGCCGGATGGCGGGTTGGTCCGACCCATCCTGGGTGGTCAGTGTCAGTCGGGATACGGAGGCAATACTGGGCAGTGCCTCTCCGCGAAAACCCAATGTGCGGATGGCAAACAGATCCCGCTCTCGGCGAATCTTGCTTGTGGCATGCCGGGCGAAAGCCAGTTGCGCGTCCTCCCGGTCCATACCGCAACCGTTGTCGGAAACGCGGATCGAGCGGATACCACCTTCCTCCAACTGAACCGCGATCCGATCCGCATCCGCATCGATGGCGTTTTCCACCAACTCTTTCACCACGGAAGCCGGCCGCTCCACCACTTCTCCCGCTGCGATCTGGTTGGCCAAATGATCGTCCAAAATGCGGATTTTTCCCATCCTCGGCCCTCCCTAAACCCGACTGGATTTCAGTCGTTGTTGCAGACGGTGAATCAACTGCATCGCATCCAAGGGGGTGGAGCCCATCAGATCCCACTCGGCAAGCTCCTTCAGCACTTCCCGCTCCGTTTCTCCCAAGGCCGGTTCGGGGGCCTTTTCCGTTTGCGCCTCCGGTTCGGGCACCGCAGGAAACAACTCTAACTGCTGAACCGCGGCGGCTGTTTCCGCCTGTCCTTCCAGCTCGTCCAAAATCACTTTGGCCCGTTGGATCACTTCCTTCGGTAATCCGGCCAACTCAGCCACCTGGATCCCGTAACTGCGGTCAGCACGTCCCGGTTCGATCCGGTGGAGGAAGACCACTTTTCCGTCCTTTTCCACGCATCGGGCGTGCACATTCACCACCCGGGGAAGCGTTTCCTCCAACCGGGTCAACTCATGATAGTGCGTGGAGAACAGGGTTTTTGCCCCCACATGATCATGAATGTATTCCACGATCGCATGTGCAAGGGACATGCCGTCATATGTAGAGGTACCGCGTCCCACTTCGTCCAGCAGGATCAAACTTTGTTTTGTCGCCTGGGTCAGCGCCTGACACGTCTCCGCCATCTCCACCATAAACGTGCTCCTGCCCCCGACCAGATCGTCCGCTGCACCAATCCGCGTGAAGATCCGGTCTACGATGGGGATTTCCGCCCGCTTCGCAGGAACGAAACTGCCGATTTGCGCCATCACCGTGATCAGGGCCACCTGGCGCATATAGGTGCTCTTTCCGGCCATGTTGGGACCGGTGATCAGCAAGATCTGCCGGTCTTCCGGATTCATCTCCGTATCGTTGGCCACGAACGGCTCTTCCCGGTTGGCCGCTTCCACCACCGGGTGCCGCCCCGCTTCGATCCGCAAGCGGCCGTCTGTACGGATGACCGGACGGACATACCGATAACGGTCAGCCACGGCGGCAAGTGACTGCAACGCATCCAACCGCGCCACTTGTTCGGCGAGCGTTTGCAGCCGCGGAATTTGCCGGGCCACCTGTTCGCGGACCTCGGTGAACAGCTGGTACTCCAGTTCGACCGATTTTTCTTCCGCTTCCAGGATTAGCTGTTCCTTTTCCTTCAGCTCCGGCGTGATGAACCGCTCGGCGTTGGCCAAGGTCTGCTTCCGTACATATCGACCTTCCGGCAAATGGCGGAGATTGGCCTTGGTCACCTCGATATAGTAACCAAATACCTTGTTGTAACCCACTTTGAGCGACTTGATGCCCGTCGCTTCCCGCTCGCGACGCTCCAACTGGGTGATCCAATTCTTCCCTTCCCTTTGCGCCGTCCGCAACCGATCCAAATAGGGATGGTAACCTTCCCGGATCAAGCCGCCCTCTTTGACCGAAACCGGGGGATCATCCTCAATCGCCTTGGCGATCAGCTCCGCCACATCGGGGCACACATCCATGTGTTCCCCCATCATCCGAAGCGGTGGGCAATCCATCCGAGCCAACACCTGCTGCAGTGCGGGAAGCGCCTCCAGTGAACGGCGAAGCGCTTGTAAATCCCGGGCATTGGCCGAACCGTACGCGATCCGGGCGGCTAACCGCTCCAGATCATACACTTCCTTCAATCGTTCCCGGACTTCCTCCAACAACAACAGATCGTCCAGAAACGCTTGTACCGCATCCTGCCGTTCCTCGATCGCCTCTTTGTTCACCAAAGGCTTGTCCAACCATTGGCGCAACATCCGACTCCCCATCGCGGTCGCCGTCTGGTCCAACAACCAGAGCAACGATCCTTGACGCCGACCGTCTTTCAACGTAGCGGTCAGCTCCAGATTGCGCCGGGCCGCTTCGTCCAGAATCATGAACTGACGGGCATCATATCGTCGAACCCGATTGAGGTGGCGCAGTGATCGTTTCTGCGTATCCTGTAGATAGCGAAGCAGCATGCCGCCCGCCCGGACCAGGAGCGCTGTTGTGAAGACCTCTTTTGCTGAAGGAAATTGTTGGGCTAATGCCGCCTCCAGTTCACCAGTGGCTCCCAGTTTCTCCTCACTCATCGGGGTGAACAAACATCCCAGCCGCATGCTAAGCCGCTTTTGAAAATGACGGTTCCCCGCCAATGCGGGGTCGAGCAGCACTTCCTTGGGGCGGTACGCGCTGGTTTCATCCATCAACCGGTCCAGCGTCCCTTCCAGCTGGGTCACGTACCATTCGCCGGTCGAAAGATCCCCGGCCGCCAACGCATGCGCACGGCCGTCGGTAGCGAGTGCCACCAAAAAGTTGTTTTCTTTGTCGGCCAGCATTTTTTCCTCAATGACAGTGCCCGGCGTGATCACTCGAACCACTTCGCGCTTGACCACGCCTTTGGCCGCTTTGGGGTCTTCCACCTGTTCACAGATAGCGACTTTGTATCCTTTTTCGATCAAACGCTCGATATACGCCTCAGCGGAATGATACGGTACACCGCACATCGGCACCCGTTCTTTCCCGCCGTCGCGTGAGGTCAGCGTAATTTCCAGCTCCTCGGCTGCTTTTATCGCATCCTCAAAAAACATCTCGTAAAAATCGCCCAAACGGAAAAATAAAAAGGCATCCGGATACTCTGCCTTAATCGATAAGTACTGTTCCATCATCGGCGTATATTTGGCCAAAACAGGACACCCTCCGAACCGTAAAAGTCGTTTGTTTCGTACGGTCTATTGTAACACTCCCCAACGGACCGAACAACCGTGCCTGTTTCGTCCTGATCAAAAACGTCGGATAACCGGAAACACCTCATCACCTGGCGGTCTTCCGGGGGCCCCGGTAGGGAGGGATGTTCCAAACCTTGCGAATGTCTTTTTGTTCATCCCATGTTTTTCCAGACATCAGATACTCGTAAAATGGATCCAAAAACTTCGCATAACCAGGGTATTCACTTAATCCGCGCAAATCCTCCCACAATGTTTTCACCAGCGGTTGGATGTCGGTTTTGATACCTTGATAATACGCCCGTTGCACGGACAATCTTTTGAGCGGTTCTGACTGCAGATAGGGATAGCGGGAAGCAATCAGTTGCGCAGCCGCAATCACCCCTTTGGTCACGGTGGGTGAAATCAGCCAACTGGGCAATGTCCGGTATTCGAAACCACCGTGGAATTGATGACGAAAATCTCCCAGATAACCATATTTCGGCCGTCTTTTGACACCATTGGGGTCCTCCACCAACACCAACGGCAACGCCAAATAGTTGTCCAACGCTCTGAGCAGTTTGAAATTGAGCACAATGCCGCTGAAATGGATATGACCGCCCAACGGATAACCGGCACACGGCAATCCACCGGCCAACCACACGACATTGGCCGTCTTCACTTTTTTGGCAGCCGTAATCAACCCCTGGTAAATCCGCACCACCAGTGTGCGCGGCTCGGGTGTGGGTTGTGGACGAATCTCCACCAACGGTTTATTGGCACGATTCTGCCCGTGCCAGATCTCATCGCATCCCACCTTGCCGAAACGGGGGAAATATTGAGACGCCAACGCCAGTTGCCCACTGGCATGTTTCATGATAAACTCGGGGTCTGCTCCCAACATGACGGATTCGGGCTTGACCGCGGTTTCTCCTAATTTTTGGACGTATCTGTAAATCTCGTGAACAAACACATCCTCCATTTGGGTATTTAACCTCGGATCGGGAATCACGTCCACCACAACCAATTTTCTGCCCGGCAGCGTCCCCACTTTGACGACACCGTAATCCAATCCCAGCGCATACAAGGAACGCACAGCCAATTGCTGAACCTTCTTGACTTCCCGATTTTTTTCTCCCAAGGGCACGCGTTCGTATGTAACGCGTTGGGGATTTTTTTCCTGCGCCAACCAGACCGAGCTGCCTTTGGATCGATACATCAACGGTGTTTCCGTTTGAAAGACGACCACTATATATTGCCTGAGCAGCCGCATACGGGCAGTGGCGAAGGAGATACCGTGTAACTTCAAAACCCCTGTTTTGATTTCCCTTTTGCGGATGCGTTCCACTACATTCTCGTCATTCAGTACCAACATCGATTCGGAAAACGCAATCGGTTCATTCGAAAGTTCAAATCGAATCGATGGGGAAAGAACCCGTTCTGCGGAAATCGCTTCACTCCGAATCCACTGCTTATCATCACATTGTCTACATGGAAGAGTGAGGGAACTCATCGCCTTTCCCCTTTCGCTTTTTCCAACTTCGCATACACTGATATGGTATGAAGCACCTGGGTGACAGGTCAGTGGAAAAAAACAAAAAAGGGGCAAAAGCCCCCTCAACAACAAAGAGGGGGACTTTCCCCCTCCGGATCGGTTCAATCCAGATCGTCGATGACCAAATCGGGATCCAAATCGTCAAAGTCCTGCACATCCGCTTCCAGCGAGGATGGTCCATACTCCTTGTCTTCCAGGTCTTCATAATCGTGGGGATAGCAGGCGACGCAAATTTTGGTCTCCCCCGTCACTTCTACGAGAAACTCCCGTTCCACCCGTACCAAGACGGAATCTTCGCTGGAAGCGATCGTTGCCTCGATGCAATTGGGAGATTGCGTGGCAACCGCATTCACGCTGATCGTATCTTCCCGCAGATTACGGTCGTAGAAGTTAAGCGGCACCTGATCGACATACCGAACCGTCTCCTTGGCCACATCCGTTTTGGTATTGCCTTTGGTGGCATACCAGATGTTAATGTCGTAGTTTCCCATGACCTCGACAACCTCACCCACACGGTGCGCTTCATATGAATGATTGATAATCCAAGCACCCAAAATGTTGGAGATATTGTCCGGCGGGCGGATGGCGTGCGTTGCCTGGGAGAACTTACGACCCCTGCCGCAGATAGCTTTGGTGATGATTTGGCGATATTGCACGTCTCTATCTGTTTTTGCCATGTTGCTCCCTCCTCCAAACAATCGTTCAGTACCATGTGTATGCAGGGCAGAAGTCTAGGGTGCAAAAAAAAGCCCACGGAAAAATCCGTGGGGAATCGCCGTTCAATTGCCTTTACATCCGCATGGGCCTCCGCTACCACAACCACTCCGGGAAACATCTCCGCCCACTTCCACGTCGATTTTACGAGAGACCGCATCGGCCAACACTTGCTGAATGGTTTGCAGGAGATCATTCACTTCCACTTGGCTCTGTTGATATTCCCGGACAATCGGCAAATTTTCCATCTCTTCCTGCAAGGCTTTCAATTCCTGTTCAAGACGGCGGACATATTCTGTTTTTTGATAGTGCTTGGCATGAACCAACTCTTTTTGTTTTCTTTTGATCTCCGCAATTAATCCATTGACACGGGCGCTGTTTTGGATTTGTTTCTCCGCTTGTCGAAACCGGCTGATTTCTTCAGTCTGCTGCAAGCGGCGCCCCAGCTGGGCCGCCGTTTGCAAAATGGGATGGACATTGTTCAATATGCGATCCATGTCACATCCCCACCTGAGAATAGGCTTCTTCCACCCATACTCCTTTCAGCGTGTGCGTTTTCGGCTCATCGATCCGAACATGGGCAAATCGGCCGATCAGGTGTTTCGGACCGGTGAAGTTGACCAACTTGTTGGTCCGTGTCCGTCCCGACAGCACATTGGGATCTTTTTTACTTTCTCCTTCGACCAGCACCTCAACCACTTGGCCGCGGAGTGCTTCGTTTTTCCTGCGGCTGATCTCGTCCTGCAACTGGTTGAGCCGCATCAGGCGCTCTTTCTTCACTTCCATCGGCACATCATCTTTCATCTTGGCCGCCGGGGTTCCTTCCCGGGGAGAGTAGATGAACGTAAACGCCGAATCGAATTCCACTTCACGCACCAGTGACAGCGTTTCTTCGAACTGTTCGTCCGTTTCGCCCGGGAAACCGACGATAATGTCAGTCGTCAACGACACATTCGGAATGGCCGCCTTGATTTTGCGAACCAACTCCAGATATTGTTCCCGTGTGTATTTCCGCGCCATCATCTTGAGGATCTCACTGCTGCCTGACTGCACCGGCAGATGAATGTGCTCCACCAGGTTGCCGCCTTTGGCCAGCACCTCAATCAGGTGATCATCAAAATCACGCGGATGGCTGGTCGTGAAACGAACGCGCGGAATGCCGATCTTGCGCACGTCGTCCATCAGGTGGGCGAACGTGTAATGACGATCTTTGAAATCCTTCCCGTACGCGTTGACATTTTGCCCCAGCAGGGTGACTTCCTGATATCCTTTCCGCGCCAGTTCCCGAATCTCGGCCAATACGTCCTCCGGCCGACGGCTGCGTTCCTTTCCGCGCGTGTAAGGTACGATACAATACGTACAGAACTTGTCGCAACCGTACATGATATTGACCCAAGCCTTGAGACCGTCTTCGCGCACCTTGGGCAGGTTTTCGACGATGTCCCCTTCTTTGGACCAAACTTCCACCACCATCTCCTTGCTGAAGAGCGATTCTTTCAACAAGAAGGGCAGGCGGTGAATATTGTGCGTCCCGAAGATCAGGTCCACATAGGGATGCTGGCGCAAAATGCGGTTGACGACACCTTCTTCCTGGGACATGCATCCGCACATGCCCAATACCAGGTCGGGATTTTCCATCTTCAGCGGTTTCAGCCGGCCGATCTCGCCGAAGACTTTGTCCTCCGCATTTTCGCGGATGGCACAGGTATTGAGCAAAATGACGGAAGCCTGTTCTTCCGACTCCGTGGGACGATATCCCATCATTTCCAGGATACCCGCGATCGTCTCGCTGTCATGCACGTTCATTTGACAGCCGTAAGTGCGAATCAGATAATATTTTCCTTCGCCGATACGGCGCATATCTTCCGGTATCTCACCAAACTGAAGCACTTCCACGTCCTGCTTGCCGCGTTTCTTCGCCGCCTTCAGATCCGGCGGAACGAAGTAACGCTCCCAATCCTTCACTTTTTGGGTCATGATTTATTCAACACCTTTCTACAGGTGGAAATGACATACCTTTGCAATTTATTAATTATACCCGAACCGGCAAACCCCTGCAATGCAGGGAGAAATGTGGCAAAAGAAAAACGCCCTGAAGGGGCGGAAGATCGTTGACTTACTCGTCGAATAACGGCCACATTCTTAGTGTAGCGGCTATTAATTCCGTCGAGTGCGGAGTGGGAGGAAGCCAGCAACGAAAAACTGGACAATCGCAAATGGGGATGAATACCGTCACAAACGTGAAGCCGTCGAACGCGCCTACAGTACTTGCAACGACCGCGGCAACACAGTTACCGTAATCGGGGTTTGGCCGATGACCTCACCGTCTGCGTGAACCAGGAGCGGTGTTTCAGAGGATACCGTGAACTGCCTGGCGCGTTGAATCTCAATAAACGGATGATCCACATGGGTTCCCCGATATACTGAGGGGAACAGACGCAAAAAGTTGCGACGAGAGATATCCCTTACGCAACAGATGTCCAACTGACCGTCGTCATCTTTCGCACCCGGACAAATCTGCATTCCTCCCGCATAGTTGGGAATATGGGTCGCCGCAATCAACCATACCCGATCCAGATCGTACAAAATGCCGTCCATCGTGACTTGTACATTTACAGGATGAAATCGCGACCATTCTCTCAACACACCGCCCGCATAGACAAACTTTCCGAGGCGTTTCCAGCGCGATTCATTTACGCGTTTGGCCACCGCGGCATCAAAACCGATCCCCATGAAACCGATCATGAAACGCTCCCCGATCCGCGCCGTGTCCACCGCACGGCTCTTACCGCGCAATACGCGATCCCACGCTTTCAGTGGATCGAGGGGAATGCGATGGGCGACGGCAAAGTCATTTCCCGAACCGGCCGGAAGATAGCCGAGCGGGACATTCGTACCTACCAATGCGTTGCCCACCTCGTGAACCGTTCCGTCGCCGCCGATGGCCACCACCGCTTTTACTTGAGGAGAATCCACCGCTTGACGGGACAGCTCGGTCGCGTGACCACGCCCGGTGGTAAAGTATACTCGATACGGGAGCCCCGCCTGCTTCAGCAACGGGCGTACACGTTCCCATACTTTCCTTCCTTTCCCGTTGCCCGAGACGGGGTTGACGATCATGATGTACACGTCAGGATTCACTCCTTCCCGGTGAGGGGGGAGACGGCGGATGCGGACTTTTGTCTCAGAAGCGTATTGTACAAGTGCCCCGTCACGCGTACGGCCATCCGAGGGAACCAGCGACGCAGACGGATGGCCATGCCCAGCG
This window contains:
- the miaA gene encoding tRNA (adenosine(37)-N6)-dimethylallyltransferase MiaA, with the translated sequence MKEKEDLLVIVGPTAVGKTALSLQLAESFRGEIISGDSMQVYRYMDIGTAKATPAERARVPHHMIDIVDPDYPFSVDQFQRMVKEKIHEIQSRGNLPMLVGGTGLYVQSVTHGYQLPGVKEDPAFREEMHRLADEQGNEALHRRLAKVDPETASRLHPNDRRRIIRALEVFHAKGVPFSHLQKQEGSLYNTLWIGLTMPREQLYERINRRVDQMMADGLVEEVKRLRALGYRGNLTSMQALGYKEIQQYLDGYWTLEEAVEAIKRGTRKFAKRQLSWFRRLKEIHWFDVTRPGFTEEIHQVVAGKFPGYSE
- a CDS encoding class I SAM-dependent methyltransferase, whose protein sequence is MLVTTSFHPHAGQREEARHLARRLGMPYVDRERFPLVELMERNGADSAVVVTREGWHWEDREGRQFFFHPNMSVPRIKQLRQGNSDPLVTVSGMQPGDRVLDCTLGMGADAVVSAFVTGQTVTGLESQPVIAELVAHGLKTYPAKNEELKKAMRSIEVICTDYRKFLPQCADRSYDIILFDPMFRETVRASSGVQPLRLLANMDPLDPETVRHAVRVARKTVVLKERPQSGEFERLGFEIVKQSARFALGVIRVEGGRE
- the mutL gene encoding DNA mismatch repair endonuclease MutL; the protein is MGKIRILDDHLANQIAAGEVVERPASVVKELVENAIDADADRIAVQLEEGGIRSIRVSDNGCGMDREDAQLAFARHATSKIRRERDLFAIRTLGFRGEALPSIASVSRLTLTTQDGSDQPAIRLKLEGGETVSIEETSRSRGTDVWVEDLFYNTPARLKYLKTVNTEVSHVADVIGRLALAHPNRAFSLRHNQRELFRTPGDGKLIHVIHALYGKQVASHMVPLEAEDPDFRLTGLVARPEVTRSNRSYLSIILNGRYIRSVPLVQAVLQAYDTLLPVGRYPIGVLCVETDPKLVDVNVHPAKLEVRISKEKTLYDLIVQSVHQALHRQVLVPKVEKKPNGPTVKKTQVVQERLSFDRPAGRSESEGYPSLSRPVREDRVYEPSSVRQEKTEPVSHVLPEQATAPDPIPSQETPQKSPVPVQEPEEKSRFPMMEPLTQVHGTYIVAQSEDGFYLIDQHAAHERIYYERFLRRMKETDPEQQPLLVPMTVECTLSEAETIRSKLDDLRALGLEVEPFGGTTFLVRSHPRWFPEGQEESIIREIVDWLKEHGRVDTVRLRDASAKLMACKAAIKANRHLRREEMEHLLEELGACDNPFTCPHGRPILVHFSTYEIEKMFKRVM
- the mutS gene encoding DNA mismatch repair protein MutS; amino-acid sequence: MAKYTPMMEQYLSIKAEYPDAFLFFRLGDFYEMFFEDAIKAAEELEITLTSRDGGKERVPMCGVPYHSAEAYIERLIEKGYKVAICEQVEDPKAAKGVVKREVVRVITPGTVIEEKMLADKENNFLVALATDGRAHALAAGDLSTGEWYVTQLEGTLDRLMDETSAYRPKEVLLDPALAGNRHFQKRLSMRLGCLFTPMSEEKLGATGELEAALAQQFPSAKEVFTTALLVRAGGMLLRYLQDTQKRSLRHLNRVRRYDARQFMILDEAARRNLELTATLKDGRRQGSLLWLLDQTATAMGSRMLRQWLDKPLVNKEAIEERQDAVQAFLDDLLLLEEVRERLKEVYDLERLAARIAYGSANARDLQALRRSLEALPALQQVLARMDCPPLRMMGEHMDVCPDVAELIAKAIEDDPPVSVKEGGLIREGYHPYLDRLRTAQREGKNWITQLERREREATGIKSLKVGYNKVFGYYIEVTKANLRHLPEGRYVRKQTLANAERFITPELKEKEQLILEAEEKSVELEYQLFTEVREQVARQIPRLQTLAEQVARLDALQSLAAVADRYRYVRPVIRTDGRLRIEAGRHPVVEAANREEPFVANDTEMNPEDRQILLITGPNMAGKSTYMRQVALITVMAQIGSFVPAKRAEIPIVDRIFTRIGAADDLVGGRSTFMVEMAETCQALTQATKQSLILLDEVGRGTSTYDGMSLAHAIVEYIHDHVGAKTLFSTHYHELTRLEETLPRVVNVHARCVEKDGKVVFLHRIEPGRADRSYGIQVAELAGLPKEVIQRAKVILDELEGQAETAAAVQQLELFPAVPEPEAQTEKAPEPALGETEREVLKELAEWDLMGSTPLDAMQLIHRLQQRLKSSRV
- a CDS encoding putative amidoligase domain-containing protein; this translates as MSSLTLPCRQCDDKQWIRSEAISAERVLSPSIRFELSNEPIAFSESMLVLNDENVVERIRKREIKTGVLKLHGISFATARMRLLRQYIVVVFQTETPLMYRSKGSSVWLAQEKNPQRVTYERVPLGEKNREVKKVQQLAVRSLYALGLDYGVVKVGTLPGRKLVVVDVIPDPRLNTQMEDVFVHEIYRYVQKLGETAVKPESVMLGADPEFIMKHASGQLALASQYFPRFGKVGCDEIWHGQNRANKPLVEIRPQPTPEPRTLVVRIYQGLITAAKKVKTANVVWLAGGLPCAGYPLGGHIHFSGIVLNFKLLRALDNYLALPLVLVEDPNGVKRRPKYGYLGDFRHQFHGGFEYRTLPSWLISPTVTKGVIAAAQLIASRYPYLQSEPLKRLSVQRAYYQGIKTDIQPLVKTLWEDLRGLSEYPGYAKFLDPFYEYLMSGKTWDEQKDIRKVWNIPPYRGPRKTAR
- the cotE gene encoding outer spore coat protein CotE yields the protein MAKTDRDVQYRQIITKAICGRGRKFSQATHAIRPPDNISNILGAWIINHSYEAHRVGEVVEVMGNYDINIWYATKGNTKTDVAKETVRYVDQVPLNFYDRNLREDTISVNAVATQSPNCIEATIASSEDSVLVRVEREFLVEVTGETKICVACYPHDYEDLEDKEYGPSSLEADVQDFDDLDPDLVIDDLD
- a CDS encoding RicAFT regulatory complex protein RicA family protein gives rise to the protein MDRILNNVHPILQTAAQLGRRLQQTEEISRFRQAEKQIQNSARVNGLIAEIKRKQKELVHAKHYQKTEYVRRLEQELKALQEEMENLPIVREYQQSQVEVNDLLQTIQQVLADAVSRKIDVEVGGDVSRSGCGSGGPCGCKGN
- the miaB gene encoding tRNA (N6-isopentenyl adenosine(37)-C2)-methylthiotransferase MiaB, which translates into the protein MTQKVKDWERYFVPPDLKAAKKRGKQDVEVLQFGEIPEDMRRIGEGKYYLIRTYGCQMNVHDSETIAGILEMMGYRPTESEEQASVILLNTCAIRENAEDKVFGEIGRLKPLKMENPDLVLGMCGCMSQEEGVVNRILRQHPYVDLIFGTHNIHRLPFLLKESLFSKEMVVEVWSKEGDIVENLPKVREDGLKAWVNIMYGCDKFCTYCIVPYTRGKERSRRPEDVLAEIRELARKGYQEVTLLGQNVNAYGKDFKDRHYTFAHLMDDVRKIGIPRVRFTTSHPRDFDDHLIEVLAKGGNLVEHIHLPVQSGSSEILKMMARKYTREQYLELVRKIKAAIPNVSLTTDIIVGFPGETDEQFEETLSLVREVEFDSAFTFIYSPREGTPAAKMKDDVPMEVKKERLMRLNQLQDEISRRKNEALRGQVVEVLVEGESKKDPNVLSGRTRTNKLVNFTGPKHLIGRFAHVRIDEPKTHTLKGVWVEEAYSQVGM
- a CDS encoding diacylglycerol/lipid kinase family protein; its protein translation is MIVNPVSGNGKGRKVWERVRPLLKQAGLPYRVYFTTGRGHATELSRQAVDSPQVKAVVAIGGDGTVHEVGNALVGTNVPLGYLPAGSGNDFAVAHRIPLDPLKAWDRVLRGKSRAVDTARIGERFMIGFMGIGFDAAVAKRVNESRWKRLGKFVYAGGVLREWSRFHPVNVQVTMDGILYDLDRVWLIAATHIPNYAGGMQICPGAKDDDGQLDICCVRDISRRNFLRLFPSVYRGTHVDHPFIEIQRARQFTVSSETPLLVHADGEVIGQTPITVTVLPRSLQVL